The following are encoded in a window of Negativicutes bacterium genomic DNA:
- a CDS encoding histidine--tRNA ligase produces the protein MLTSGPRGTKDILPSVSGQWQYIEGKIREICNLFSYKEIRTPIFEHTELFLRGIGDTTDIVEKEMYTFTDRGERSLTLRPENTAAVVRAYLENKLYADNQLAKLFYIGPMFRYDRPQAGRYRQFHQFGIEAIGLSNPAVDAEIITLAVQFLQKLGLTELNLQLNSVGCPKCRPVYREKLQEFLQDKVEDLCNDCKSRYDRNPMRILDCKNEKCTALSQGAPEMIECLCDDCGTHFNKLKELLTATNISYNLNPRLVRGLDYYTKTAFEIQYEPLGAQSAVCGGGRYDGLIGECGGNDTPAIGFAIGIERVLLALEKQNLLPDFNDGSDVFILQFGEVTESVAFNLMSQLRANGLKAEMDFSGRSFKAQMKQANKLNAKYVIIVGEDEVTQNVVTLKNMANSQQEVVAVENIIDKLKAEVKG, from the coding sequence ATGCTAACAAGCGGTCCACGTGGGACCAAGGATATTTTGCCTAGTGTTAGTGGTCAATGGCAGTATATCGAAGGTAAAATAAGAGAAATTTGTAATTTATTTAGTTATAAAGAAATACGTACACCAATTTTTGAACACACCGAGTTGTTTTTGCGAGGAATTGGTGATACTACTGATATTGTTGAAAAAGAAATGTATACGTTCACTGATCGCGGTGAGCGCAGTTTAACTTTGCGACCGGAAAATACAGCAGCAGTTGTTAGAGCATATTTGGAAAACAAGCTCTATGCTGATAATCAATTAGCTAAATTGTTTTATATTGGACCAATGTTTAGATATGATAGACCGCAAGCCGGTCGTTATCGCCAATTTCATCAGTTTGGTATTGAAGCAATTGGCTTAAGTAATCCGGCTGTAGATGCAGAAATTATAACTTTAGCGGTGCAGTTTTTGCAAAAATTAGGCCTAACGGAATTGAATTTACAACTAAATTCCGTCGGTTGTCCCAAGTGTCGTCCGGTTTATCGTGAAAAGCTACAAGAATTTTTACAAGATAAAGTAGAAGATTTATGCAATGATTGTAAATCACGGTATGATCGTAACCCGATGCGGATTCTTGACTGTAAAAATGAAAAATGTACAGCGCTATCGCAAGGAGCACCGGAAATGATTGAGTGCTTGTGTGATGATTGTGGTACTCATTTTAATAAATTAAAAGAATTATTAACGGCTACTAATATTAGCTATAATCTAAATCCACGTCTGGTGAGAGGGCTTGATTATTACACTAAAACAGCTTTTGAAATACAGTACGAACCACTTGGCGCACAAAGTGCTGTGTGTGGTGGTGGGCGTTATGATGGCTTAATTGGTGAGTGTGGTGGCAATGATACTCCAGCAATTGGTTTTGCCATTGGAATAGAAAGAGTTTTATTAGCATTGGAAAAACAAAACTTGTTGCCAGATTTTAATGACGGTAGTGATGTTTTTATACTTCAATTTGGCGAGGTTACAGAAAGTGTAGCTTTTAATTTAATGAGCCAACTTCGTGCTAATGGACTGAAAGCTGAGATGGATTTTAGCGGTAGAAGCTTTAAAGCACAAATGAAGCAAGCAAATAAGCTCAATGCAAAATATGTGATAATTGTTGGTGAAGATGAAGTTACACAAAATGTTGTAACATTGAAAAATATGGCTAATAGCCAGCAAGAAGTTGTCGCAGTTGAAAATATTATAGATAAGTTAAAGGCTGAGGTGAAGGGTTAA
- the aspS gene encoding aspartate--tRNA ligase — MDLLKGLKRTHSCGVLTNTNKDEEVILCGWVSRRRDHGGLIFVDLRDRSGMVQVVFSSEMHQEVFTKAESIRSEFVLAVKGVVKTRAVETVNPKMATGEIEVYCNELRILNKAKTPPFYIQDGIDVDEMLRLKYRYLDLRRPEMQRNLMLRHRVTKVMRDFLDKQGFVEIETPMLTKSTPEGARDYLVPSRSNPGKFFALPQSPQIFKQILMVAGYEKYFQIVRCFRDEDLRADRQPEFTQLDIEMSFIDDEDILGMMEDMTVQMFKEGIDADIKAPFKRLTYAEAMDKYGSDKPDLRFEMELVNLSEAVKGSDFKVFESVIQSGGEVKAINVKNYANIARRELDGLVDYVGIYGAKGLAWIQYTEEGIKSPITKFFSEEIINNITATTKAETGDLILIIADKPAVVAQSLGELRLEMARRLNLIDEDKLSFLWVVDFPMFEYNEDDKRWVAMHHPFTAPCDEDIQYLDTDPGKIKAKAYDLVLNGTEIGGGSLRIYNRELQEKVFKAIGLTEEDANSKFGFMLEAFEFGTPPHGGIAFGLDRLIMLMAKRSSIRDVIAFPKTQSATCVMTQAPSEVAPEQLKELSIRTAIMPKK, encoded by the coding sequence ATGGATTTATTAAAAGGATTGAAAAGAACACATTCTTGTGGTGTGTTAACAAATACTAATAAAGATGAAGAAGTTATCTTATGTGGTTGGGTATCAAGAAGACGTGATCACGGTGGACTTATTTTTGTTGACTTAAGAGATCGTTCTGGGATGGTGCAAGTTGTATTTTCTTCAGAAATGCATCAAGAGGTTTTTACAAAAGCAGAAAGTATTAGATCTGAATTTGTTTTAGCGGTAAAAGGTGTCGTTAAAACTCGTGCGGTTGAAACTGTTAATCCGAAAATGGCAACTGGTGAGATCGAAGTATATTGTAATGAATTAAGAATTTTAAATAAAGCCAAAACTCCGCCGTTTTATATTCAAGACGGAATTGACGTTGATGAAATGTTAAGATTAAAATATCGTTATTTAGATTTACGTCGTCCCGAAATGCAAAGAAATTTAATGTTAAGACATCGTGTTACAAAAGTAATGCGTGATTTTCTTGATAAACAAGGTTTCGTGGAAATTGAAACTCCAATGTTAACCAAAAGCACACCGGAAGGTGCTCGTGACTACTTAGTGCCTAGTCGCAGTAATCCTGGAAAGTTTTTTGCATTACCACAATCACCACAAATTTTCAAACAAATTTTAATGGTAGCAGGTTATGAAAAATACTTCCAAATAGTTCGTTGCTTTAGAGATGAAGATTTAAGAGCTGATCGTCAGCCTGAATTTACACAACTGGATATTGAGATGTCTTTTATTGATGATGAAGATATTTTAGGCATGATGGAAGATATGACGGTACAAATGTTTAAAGAAGGTATTGATGCTGACATCAAAGCTCCTTTCAAACGTTTAACTTATGCTGAAGCTATGGATAAATATGGTTCAGATAAACCGGATTTACGTTTTGAAATGGAATTAGTTAATTTGTCAGAGGCTGTTAAAGGTTCCGATTTTAAAGTGTTCGAGTCTGTTATTCAAAGTGGTGGCGAAGTAAAAGCAATTAATGTTAAAAACTATGCTAATATTGCTCGTCGTGAATTAGATGGGTTAGTAGATTATGTTGGTATTTATGGTGCTAAAGGGTTAGCTTGGATTCAATATACTGAAGAGGGCATTAAGTCACCAATAACTAAATTTTTCTCTGAAGAAATTATTAATAATATCACAGCTACTACGAAAGCTGAAACTGGTGACTTAATTTTAATTATTGCTGATAAGCCGGCAGTAGTCGCACAATCTTTAGGTGAGTTGCGCTTAGAAATGGCAAGAAGATTGAATTTGATTGATGAAGATAAATTATCATTCTTGTGGGTAGTGGACTTCCCGATGTTTGAGTATAATGAAGATGATAAACGTTGGGTAGCAATGCATCATCCGTTCACAGCACCATGTGATGAAGATATTCAATACCTTGATACTGATCCAGGAAAAATTAAAGCTAAAGCTTATGATTTAGTGTTGAATGGAACTGAAATTGGTGGCGGTAGCTTAAGAATTTACAACCGAGAATTACAAGAAAAAGTATTTAAAGCAATTGGACTAACAGAAGAAGATGCTAACAGTAAGTTTGGTTTTATGTTGGAAGCATTTGAGTTTGGTACTCCTCCACATGGTGGAATTGCCTTTGGTCTTGATAGATTAATTATGTTGATGGCTAAACGCAGTTCAATCCGCGATGTAATTGCCTTCCCGAAAACGCAAAGTGCTACTTGTGTTATGACCCAAGCTCCTTCGGAAGTTGCACCGGAACAATTAAAAGAATTATCAATCAGAACAGCGATTATGCCGAAGAAATAA
- a CDS encoding replication-associated recombination protein A, whose protein sequence is MDLFSASHDEIDIGLPLASRMRPQTFEDFIGQESVAGAKSFLRKMIQSDKIPSLILFGPPGTGKTTLAQLIAQTTNSKFEKINAVTSGISELRKILESAKEQLKFYRTRTILFIDEIHRFNKSQQDVLLPYVEDGSVVLIGATTENPFFEINTPLLSRCRIVQLQELSSKNIKTVLKKALMDTVKGLGNYELICDEEVLDIIADFAGGDARVALNLLEQSASLANFTIEKHISLDILKQIIGDKIQRYDKNGDNHYDTISAFIKSMRGSDPDAAIHYLARMLVAGEDVNFIARRVVICAAEDVGNADPEALNIAMAAAKAVQFLGMPEGRIPLAQAVTYIATAPKSNASYLAIDQAICDVKSSNSGLIPVHLRDAHYKGAIKLGHGATYKYPHDYEGSFVEQNYLPEELKNKKYYNPTENGLEREIKKRIENLWREK, encoded by the coding sequence ATGGATTTATTTTCTGCTTCACATGATGAAATTGATATTGGTTTACCGTTGGCTTCAAGAATGAGACCGCAAACTTTTGAGGACTTTATTGGACAAGAAAGTGTAGCTGGCGCAAAGAGCTTTTTGCGGAAGATGATTCAGTCTGATAAAATTCCTTCTTTAATTTTATTTGGGCCACCGGGAACCGGTAAAACAACATTAGCGCAATTAATAGCACAAACAACTAATAGCAAATTTGAAAAAATTAATGCGGTAACATCAGGAATTAGTGAGCTGCGAAAAATTTTGGAAAGTGCCAAGGAACAATTGAAGTTTTATCGCACCAGAACTATTTTATTTATTGATGAAATTCATCGCTTTAATAAAAGTCAACAAGATGTATTATTGCCTTATGTGGAAGATGGTAGTGTTGTGTTGATCGGTGCAACCACGGAGAATCCTTTTTTTGAAATAAATACGCCGTTGTTATCAAGATGTAGAATTGTGCAATTACAAGAACTAAGTAGCAAAAACATAAAAACTGTGCTAAAAAAAGCTTTGATGGATACAGTTAAAGGTTTGGGTAATTATGAACTTATTTGTGATGAAGAAGTTCTTGATATTATTGCAGATTTTGCTGGTGGCGATGCTAGAGTTGCTTTAAATTTGTTAGAGCAAAGTGCTTCACTTGCAAATTTCACAATAGAAAAACATATTTCATTAGATATTCTTAAGCAAATAATCGGTGATAAAATACAACGTTATGATAAAAATGGTGACAATCATTATGATACAATTTCTGCCTTCATTAAGAGTATGAGGGGATCAGATCCTGATGCGGCAATTCACTATCTAGCAAGAATGTTAGTGGCGGGAGAAGATGTTAATTTTATCGCTAGAAGAGTTGTTATTTGTGCAGCGGAAGATGTTGGTAACGCTGATCCTGAGGCCTTAAATATTGCTATGGCTGCAGCGAAAGCGGTGCAATTTCTCGGCATGCCGGAAGGTCGAATTCCTTTAGCGCAGGCTGTTACTTATATTGCGACAGCACCAAAAAGTAATGCCTCTTATCTGGCGATTGACCAAGCTATTTGTGATGTTAAGAGTAGTAATTCTGGTTTAATACCGGTGCATTTAAGAGATGCTCATTATAAGGGTGCAATAAAATTGGGACATGGTGCTACTTATAAATATCCTCATGATTATGAGGGGAGTTTTGTAGAACAAAATTATTTGCCGGAGGAACTTAAAAATAAAAAATACTACAATCCTACAGAGAATGGTTTAGAACGTGAAATAAAAAAAAGAATAGAAAATTTGTGGCGAGAAAAATAA
- a CDS encoding Rrf2 family transcriptional regulator, with amino-acid sequence MKISTKGRYGVAAMYDLALHYGEGPIALKQIALRQEISEHYLEQLISTLRNAGYVNSIRGPQGGYILAKDPKDITIGDVIKTMEGPITLVDCLLNDDTENNYCEKVGKCVTRDVWVKVRDSINNVLNSISLADLCKEDRK; translated from the coding sequence ATGAAGATATCAACAAAGGGACGATATGGTGTGGCTGCAATGTATGATTTAGCGTTACATTATGGCGAAGGGCCGATTGCTTTAAAACAAATTGCATTGCGACAGGAAATTTCAGAACATTATTTAGAGCAATTAATCAGTACGTTGCGAAATGCTGGTTATGTTAATAGTATTAGGGGACCGCAAGGTGGTTATATTCTCGCCAAAGATCCTAAAGATATTACTATTGGTGATGTTATAAAGACAATGGAAGGACCGATAACTTTAGTAGATTGTTTGTTAAATGATGATACTGAAAATAATTACTGCGAAAAAGTTGGCAAATGTGTCACTAGAGATGTTTGGGTCAAAGTTAGAGATAGTATAAATAATGTATTAAATTCTATTTCGCTGGCAGACTTATGCAAAGAAGATAGAAAATAA
- the nifS gene encoding cysteine desulfurase NifS, protein MKRIYFDHSATTPTAKEVASVMYEYMSEKFGNPSSVHFFGREARKDVTVARETIAKLIGAEPNELFFMGCGTEGDNLALKGIAYANRKKGNHIITSAVEHHAVLHVCEFLEKEGFAVTYLPVDEFGMVNPQDVEKAITDQTILISIMFANNEVGTIQPIKEIGEIAKAKGVYFHTDAVQAVGNYPIDVKDLNVDLLTLSGHKFNGPKGIGALYVRKGVKIAAVQQGGAQERNLRAGTENVPSIIGLAKAAEIAMATMSEKIAHETYLRDKLINGIKEKIGYIKLNGHPTKRMPNNVNFSFRFVEGEALLLSLDLKGIAASSGSACTSGSLDPSHVLLAMGMSHEVAHGSLRISLGHSNTEEEIDYCLEVLPQIIERLRMMSPLSPENMAIEKENCETCSKY, encoded by the coding sequence ATGAAAAGAATTTATTTTGATCATTCTGCTACTACGCCTACAGCTAAAGAAGTAGCAAGTGTTATGTATGAATATATGAGTGAGAAATTTGGTAATCCCTCCAGTGTTCACTTTTTTGGACGTGAAGCTCGAAAAGATGTAACGGTAGCAAGAGAAACTATTGCAAAATTAATAGGAGCTGAACCTAATGAATTGTTTTTTATGGGTTGTGGTACCGAAGGTGATAACTTGGCATTAAAGGGAATTGCCTATGCGAATAGAAAAAAAGGTAATCATATTATTACCAGTGCGGTAGAACATCATGCAGTATTGCATGTTTGTGAATTTTTAGAAAAAGAAGGATTTGCCGTAACTTATTTACCGGTAGATGAGTTTGGTATGGTAAATCCTCAAGATGTTGAAAAGGCGATTACCGATCAAACAATTTTGATTAGCATTATGTTTGCTAATAATGAAGTTGGTACGATCCAGCCGATAAAAGAAATCGGTGAAATTGCTAAAGCTAAAGGTGTATATTTCCATACTGATGCTGTGCAAGCGGTTGGTAATTATCCTATTGATGTTAAAGATTTAAATGTTGATTTATTAACATTGTCTGGGCACAAGTTTAACGGTCCGAAAGGTATTGGTGCACTTTATGTGCGAAAAGGTGTTAAAATTGCTGCTGTTCAACAAGGGGGCGCTCAAGAACGAAACTTACGTGCCGGAACAGAAAATGTTCCTAGTATTATCGGCTTAGCAAAAGCTGCGGAAATTGCGATGGCAACAATGAGTGAAAAAATAGCTCATGAAACATATTTAAGAGATAAACTTATTAACGGAATTAAGGAGAAAATTGGTTATATAAAACTTAATGGACATCCAACTAAAAGAATGCCTAATAATGTTAACTTTAGTTTCAGATTTGTAGAAGGAGAAGCTTTGTTATTAAGCCTTGATTTAAAAGGTATTGCAGCTTCTAGCGGTTCAGCCTGTACCTCCGGTTCATTAGATCCTTCCCATGTTTTATTGGCAATGGGCATGAGTCATGAGGTAGCTCATGGTTCATTGAGAATCAGCTTAGGGCATAGTAATACTGAAGAAGAGATTGATTATTGTTTAGAAGTATTACCGCAAATCATTGAGCGATTAAGAATGATGTCACCATTAAGTCCGGAAAACATGGCGATAGAAAAAGAAAATTGTGAAACTTGTTCTAAATATTAA
- the nifU gene encoding Fe-S cluster assembly scaffold protein NifU → MYSEKVMDHFTNPRNVGEIKDASGVGEVGNAKCGDIMKIYLKVEDNIIKDVKFKTFGCGAAIATSSMVTELVIGKTLEEALKITNSSVAEALDGLPPVKMHCSNLAADAMHEAIKDYMSKQEGK, encoded by the coding sequence ATGTATAGTGAAAAAGTTATGGATCATTTTACTAATCCTAGAAATGTCGGCGAAATTAAAGATGCCAGCGGTGTGGGTGAAGTTGGTAATGCTAAATGTGGCGATATTATGAAGATTTATTTAAAAGTTGAAGATAATATTATCAAAGATGTAAAGTTTAAAACTTTTGGTTGTGGTGCTGCTATTGCTACTAGTAGTATGGTGACAGAGCTTGTTATAGGCAAGACTTTAGAAGAAGCATTAAAAATAACTAACAGTTCTGTTGCTGAAGCATTAGATGGTTTACCACCAGTAAAAATGCATTGTTCAAATTTGGCTGCTGATGCTATGCATGAAGCAATAAAAGATTATATGAGTAAGCAAGAAGGAAAGTGA
- the mnmA gene encoding tRNA 2-thiouridine(34) synthase MnmA yields the protein MTAKTKVVVAMSGGVDSSLTAALLLQQGYDVIGVTMNLSEESRDYDENSDRGCCSLSAVDDAKSVADKLGIPHYVMNFKEMFQEKVVDYFIKEYGEARTPNPCIACNRYIKFEGLLDRALKLGAEYVATGHYAKIIKDSETGRYLLKKGADANKDQSYVLYHLNQNTLKHFMFPLGDLNKTETRKMAAELGLSVANKPESQEICFVPNDDYKTFLAEKAPAMLTPGNIINTAGEILGKHKGLALYTIGQRKGLGIAAKQPLYVLKLDQTNNSVVVGFEDEIFSQELIATDLNFLLFDKLTVAMEVKAKVRYAAKEAPAFIVPLDGDKVRVIFKDKQRAITPGQAVVFYQDDIVIGGGTIID from the coding sequence ATGACTGCAAAAACAAAAGTAGTTGTAGCAATGAGCGGCGGGGTGGACAGTTCTTTAACTGCCGCCCTTCTTTTGCAACAAGGCTATGACGTAATTGGTGTTACTATGAATTTATCAGAAGAGAGCCGTGATTATGATGAAAACTCAGATCGCGGTTGTTGTTCTTTATCGGCTGTTGATGATGCGAAAAGTGTTGCTGACAAACTAGGCATTCCACACTATGTGATGAATTTTAAAGAGATGTTTCAAGAAAAGGTCGTGGACTATTTTATTAAGGAATATGGTGAGGCTAGAACGCCAAATCCTTGTATTGCTTGTAACCGATATATTAAGTTTGAAGGGTTGTTGGATCGGGCTTTAAAGCTAGGAGCCGAATATGTCGCTACTGGTCATTATGCAAAAATTATTAAAGATTCTGAAACTGGTCGCTATTTACTAAAAAAAGGCGCAGATGCCAATAAAGATCAATCTTATGTACTATATCATCTCAATCAAAATACGTTAAAACATTTTATGTTTCCACTAGGTGATTTAAACAAAACTGAAACCAGAAAAATGGCAGCAGAGTTAGGTTTGTCTGTAGCTAATAAACCTGAAAGTCAGGAAATATGCTTTGTGCCTAATGATGATTATAAAACTTTTTTAGCAGAAAAAGCTCCGGCAATGCTGACGCCGGGGAATATTATTAATACCGCTGGAGAAATTTTAGGAAAGCATAAAGGCTTAGCTTTATATACAATCGGACAACGTAAAGGCTTAGGAATAGCGGCGAAACAGCCACTTTACGTCCTGAAACTAGATCAAACTAACAATTCGGTGGTGGTTGGTTTTGAAGATGAAATTTTTTCACAGGAATTAATTGCGACTGATTTAAACTTTTTATTGTTTGATAAATTAACAGTAGCAATGGAAGTTAAAGCAAAAGTTAGATATGCAGCAAAAGAAGCGCCGGCTTTTATTGTGCCACTAGACGGTGATAAAGTGAGAGTTATCTTTAAAGATAAGCAAAGAGCTATTACTCCGGGGCAAGCGGTGGTCTTTTATCAAGATGATATTGTGATTGGTGGCGGGACAATTATTGATTAG
- the alaS gene encoding alanine--tRNA ligase, with the protein MKFMTGNELREKYLQFFASKDHLVLPSYSLIPENDPTLLMVGAGMAPFKPFFTGKMKPPHPRITTSQKCVRTGDIENVGKTARHHTFFEMLGNFSFGDYFKREAIAWAWEFITKHLEIPEEQLWVTIYPDDEEAFDIWTKEVGVNPKRVVKLEDNFWEIGPGPCGPCSEIYVDLGPERGCSDNCVLGCDCDRYLEIWNLVFTQFDRDEAGNYNPLAKKNIDTGAGLERIASVLQNKKSNFETDLIFPIIEYASKVSGVKYETSTKNDISLKVIADHARSMTIMILDGILPSNEGRGYVLRRIIRRAIRHGRLLGIETSFLAGAVDAVITIFGNVYPELVEKQDYIRKVISLEEERFHTTLAQGIELLSKLIADLKVTGKDVLDGKSAFKLYDTFGFPWELTAEILEENKFSLDKDAFDAAMNEQRERARAARQENQRVSVPDLTGINVDSLKQDYNVTTAKVVLLWKDGKAVEQVHDGEEVGIILDTTAFYAEGGGQAGDTGMIETEVGKVEIENAKKLANGTIYHIGMVVEGLIKVGDNVKILIDAEVKQATARNHTATHLLHAALKNIVGEHVNQAGSSVNSERLRFDFSHFEPLTTEQIEKIEQQVNEAILKAITVDINETTQNEAKEMGAMALFGEKYGDIVRVVNIKDFSVELCGGTHVNNVAEIGLFKIVSEAGVASGVRRIEAITGKLAYDKVNIVEKTLNKTASLLKSRNNEVVEKIEALLTQVKTLEQQLAVANSKMAQETASELLATAIDVNGVTIVNAEVEIEDMDGLRNLADLLRDKLTVGVIVLGAKIADDKVNFVVMATKDAVAKGIHAGNIIKETAKVAGGGGGGRPDMAQAGGKNPKKITEALTMATEVITKQIG; encoded by the coding sequence TTGAAATTTATGACAGGAAATGAACTGCGCGAAAAATATTTGCAGTTTTTTGCAAGTAAGGATCATTTGGTATTACCAAGTTATTCTTTAATACCGGAAAATGACCCAACTTTATTAATGGTTGGTGCTGGAATGGCTCCCTTTAAACCTTTTTTTACTGGGAAGATGAAACCACCACATCCAAGAATTACTACTAGTCAAAAGTGTGTAAGAACTGGTGATATTGAAAATGTTGGTAAAACAGCGCGTCACCATACTTTTTTTGAGATGTTAGGTAATTTTTCTTTTGGAGATTATTTTAAACGTGAAGCGATTGCTTGGGCCTGGGAATTTATCACAAAGCATTTGGAAATTCCTGAAGAACAACTTTGGGTTACTATTTATCCAGATGATGAAGAGGCTTTTGATATTTGGACGAAAGAGGTTGGCGTTAATCCTAAAAGAGTTGTCAAATTAGAAGATAACTTCTGGGAAATCGGTCCTGGTCCTTGTGGTCCATGTTCGGAAATTTATGTTGATTTAGGCCCGGAACGCGGTTGTAGTGATAATTGCGTATTAGGTTGTGATTGCGATCGATATTTGGAAATATGGAATTTGGTATTTACGCAATTTGATCGTGATGAAGCTGGTAACTACAATCCTTTAGCGAAGAAAAATATTGATACTGGAGCAGGATTAGAGCGTATTGCTTCAGTCTTACAAAATAAGAAATCAAACTTTGAAACTGATTTGATTTTCCCGATAATTGAATATGCATCTAAGGTATCGGGCGTTAAATACGAAACTAGCACGAAAAATGATATTTCACTAAAAGTAATAGCTGATCATGCTAGAAGTATGACTATTATGATTTTAGATGGAATTTTGCCGTCCAATGAAGGTCGGGGTTATGTTTTGCGCAGAATTATTCGTCGGGCAATTCGTCATGGCAGATTACTTGGTATTGAAACAAGTTTTTTAGCTGGGGCTGTTGATGCGGTAATAACTATTTTTGGAAATGTTTATCCTGAATTAGTAGAAAAGCAAGATTATATTCGTAAAGTTATCAGTTTAGAAGAAGAACGTTTCCATACAACATTAGCACAAGGGATTGAACTTTTAAGTAAATTGATTGCTGATTTAAAAGTTACCGGTAAAGATGTATTAGATGGTAAGTCTGCGTTTAAATTGTATGATACCTTTGGTTTTCCATGGGAATTAACAGCAGAAATTTTAGAAGAAAATAAATTTTCTTTAGATAAAGATGCTTTTGACGCTGCAATGAATGAACAACGTGAAAGAGCAAGGGCTGCTCGCCAAGAAAATCAACGAGTATCAGTGCCGGATTTAACAGGAATCAATGTCGACTCATTAAAGCAAGATTATAATGTAACTACAGCAAAGGTTGTCTTGTTATGGAAAGATGGTAAAGCAGTTGAGCAAGTCCACGATGGTGAAGAAGTTGGTATTATCCTTGATACTACTGCTTTTTATGCTGAAGGTGGTGGACAAGCCGGCGATACTGGTATGATAGAAACTGAAGTTGGTAAAGTGGAAATTGAAAATGCGAAAAAGCTAGCCAATGGGACTATTTATCATATTGGGATGGTGGTAGAAGGCTTAATTAAGGTTGGCGATAATGTTAAAATCTTGATTGATGCTGAAGTTAAACAAGCGACAGCAAGAAATCATACGGCAACCCATTTATTACATGCTGCTCTGAAAAACATTGTTGGTGAACATGTTAATCAGGCTGGTTCTTCAGTTAATAGCGAACGACTGCGCTTTGATTTTTCACACTTTGAGCCTCTTACCACAGAACAAATTGAGAAAATTGAACAGCAAGTTAATGAGGCAATTTTAAAAGCTATTACAGTTGATATTAACGAAACAACACAAAATGAAGCAAAAGAAATGGGTGCAATGGCTTTATTTGGTGAAAAATATGGCGATATTGTAAGAGTTGTTAACATTAAGGACTTTAGTGTTGAGTTATGTGGCGGGACTCATGTTAATAATGTAGCGGAAATCGGCTTGTTTAAAATAGTTTCTGAAGCTGGTGTTGCTTCAGGGGTTAGAAGAATTGAAGCTATTACTGGTAAATTAGCTTATGATAAAGTTAATATTGTCGAAAAAACTTTAAATAAGACAGCGAGCTTATTGAAAAGTCGTAATAATGAAGTTGTAGAAAAAATTGAAGCGTTATTGACACAAGTTAAAACTTTAGAGCAACAATTAGCGGTAGCAAATAGTAAAATGGCACAAGAAACCGCCAGTGAATTATTAGCAACAGCGATTGACGTAAATGGTGTAACAATTGTTAATGCTGAAGTTGAAATTGAAGATATGGATGGCTTGAGGAATTTAGCTGATTTATTGCGCGATAAACTTACAGTGGGAGTCATTGTCCTTGGTGCTAAAATTGCCGATGATAAAGTTAACTTTGTAGTAATGGCCACTAAAGATGCTGTTGCTAAAGGTATACATGCAGGTAATATAATAAAGGAAACTGCTAAAGTTGCCGGTGGCGGTGGCGGCGGTAGACCTGATATGGCACAAGCCGGCGGGAAAAATCCTAAAAAAATTACAGAAGCCTTAACGATGGCTACTGAAGTTATTACAAAACAAATAGGTTGA